In Daphnia magna isolate NIES linkage group LG7, ASM2063170v1.1, whole genome shotgun sequence, a single genomic region encodes these proteins:
- the LOC116927782 gene encoding transcription initiation factor TFIID subunit 12 isoform X1 yields the protein MSQNASGSSSTNYSNAQNSSSTSGGNNENQVLTRSRLQDLVREVDPNEQLDEEVEELLLQIADDFIESTVNASCQLAKHRQATALDVTDVQMHLERQWNMWIPGFGTDELRPYKRAPVTEAHKQRMALIRKQMKKF from the exons ATGTCGCAGAACGCTTCAGGTTCGTCATCAACAAACTACTCAAATGCACAGAATTCGAGTTCAACCAGTGGAGGAAATAACGAGAACCAG GTTCTTACAAGGAGCAGACTTCAAGACTTGGTTAGAGAAGTAGACCCCAATGAGCAGTTAGATGAAGAAGTTGAGGAGCTATTGTTGCAAATTGCTGATGATTTCATTGAGTCTACAGTGAATGCTTCTTGCCAACTTGCCAAACACAGACAAGCTACTGCGCTAGATGTGACTGATGTTCAGATGCATTTAG AAAGACAATGGAATATGTGGATTCCTGGCTTTGGAACAGATGAGCTTAGGCCGTATAAAAGGGCGCCTGTAACCGAAGCTCATAAACAACGAATGGCTTTAATAAGgaagcaaatgaaaaaattttaa
- the LOC116927782 gene encoding transcription initiation factor TFIID subunit 12 isoform X2, which produces MSQNASGSSSTNYSNAQNSSSTSGGNNENQVLTRSRLQDLVREVDPNEQLDEEVEELLLQIADDFIESTVNASCQLAKHRQATALDVTDVQMHLDNGICGFLALEQMSLGRIKGRL; this is translated from the exons ATGTCGCAGAACGCTTCAGGTTCGTCATCAACAAACTACTCAAATGCACAGAATTCGAGTTCAACCAGTGGAGGAAATAACGAGAACCAG GTTCTTACAAGGAGCAGACTTCAAGACTTGGTTAGAGAAGTAGACCCCAATGAGCAGTTAGATGAAGAAGTTGAGGAGCTATTGTTGCAAATTGCTGATGATTTCATTGAGTCTACAGTGAATGCTTCTTGCCAACTTGCCAAACACAGACAAGCTACTGCGCTAGATGTGACTGATGTTCAGATGCATTTAG ACAATGGAATATGTGGATTCCTGGCTTTGGAACAGATGAGCTTAGGCCGTATAAAAGGGCGCCTGTAA